In Desulfurellaceae bacterium, a single window of DNA contains:
- a CDS encoding helix-turn-helix transcriptional regulator, whose protein sequence is MTRPSLASFKQKALNDPEVRAEYETLSPAYALRRKLIALRKAAGLTQEELAERLHTSKSAISRLENVNSPVSPTLTTIEAYAGAVGYRLEINFLPVSHSA, encoded by the coding sequence ATGACCCGTCCAAGCTTGGCCAGCTTTAAGCAAAAGGCGCTGAACGATCCAGAAGTCAGAGCAGAGTATGAGACACTCTCCCCCGCCTATGCCCTTCGCAGAAAGCTGATTGCCCTGCGCAAAGCGGCGGGCCTGACCCAAGAAGAACTGGCGGAACGGCTCCATACCAGCAAGAGTGCTATTTCCCGCTTGGAAAACGTGAATTCACCGGTCTCGCCAACGCTGACGACAATCGAGGCGTATGCAGGAGCAGTCGGCTATCGACTGGAGATCAACTTCCTCCCCGTCTCGCATTCAGCCTAA